One genomic segment of Brassica napus cultivar Da-Ae chromosome A3, Da-Ae, whole genome shotgun sequence includes these proteins:
- the LOC111214235 gene encoding ABC transporter A family member 10-like isoform X2, whose translation MADHGQASFWTQANALLRKNLTYQRKHIWTNVRLVLVPLFLCLLLLSIQLLLEAVMNKVLDMAKCGSKDAPNGDYCPIPNPPLLPPMLHIPEPESRAVKAGFFPYSDLPDLSCRKTKTCPLTMLLTGKNQSLGKALSGTMFGGSFAVNTSDLLPSLADNVLGTTLGAGMDSFRDPGITSGFPIYSIQPQCNANSTWPLSLGKTRTEVKCVQGLCLWRNSSAEVNEEIFKGSWRGNPERMTNEIAAAYDLLSTDGKNLDVNIWYNATYYSGGPQNKPLVRVPRLISLVSSAYLKFLKGPGTKILFEFVKEVPKNSTKSNSDIASLFGPLFFTWVVLLLFPVIVTSLVYEKQERLRIIMKMHGLGDGPYWLISYAYFLTISVLYILSLVSFGSVIGLNYFRLNSYSVQFVFYFIYLNLQIAIAFLVSTMFSKVKTVTVVSYIMVFGTGLLGNFLFAQLLDSPSFPEKWIIVLELFPGFSLFRGLHEFAQAAFHGNGMKWGDLSESGMDKVFYIMLVEWFVTLTVAYFVDQVLTSGKSPCLFTKKSTTSLPDPSVESQSSDNVLIDMEKADVTHEREKVELMRIEGSTGHAIVCDNLKKVYPGRDGNPPKIAVRGMYLDVPSGECFGMLGPNGAGKTSFINMMTGLLKPTSGTALVQGWDICKDMNKVYTSMGVCPQHDLLWETLTGREHLLFYGRLKNIKGPALKQAVEESLKSVSLFDGGVADKPAGKYSGGMKRRLSVAISLIGNPKVVYMDEPSTGLDPASRKNLWTVIQRAKQDTAIILTTHSMEEAEFLCDRLGIFVDGGLQCIGNPRELKGRYGGSYVFTMTTSSEHEEIVERLVQNISPNAKKVYHLSGTQKFEIPKQEVMISDLFLMVESAKSKFTVFAWGLADTTLEDVFFKVATSAQASLS comes from the exons ATGGCAGATCATGGTCAAGCCAGTTTCTGGACTCAGGCAAATGCGTTACTAAGGAAGAACTTAACTTACCAG AGGAAACACATATGGACAAATGTTAGACTCGTTCTGGTTCCACTCTTCCTCTGCTTACTTCTCCTATCGATTCAACTCTTGCTCGAGGCTGTAATGAACAAAGTCTTGGATATGGCTAAATGTGGAAGTAAAGATGCTCCCAATGGAGATTATTGTCCAATCCCAAACCCTCCATTGCTACCTCCCATGTTGCATATTCCAGAACCTGAGTCTCGTGCTGTTAAAGCTGGTTTCTTTCCCTACAGTGACCTTCCTGACTTGTCCtgtagaaaaacaaaaacttgtCCTTTAACTATGCTTCTTACTGGGAAAAACCAGTCTCTTGGTAAAG CGTTGTCCGGGACTATGTTTGGTGGTTCTTTTGCAGTGAATACCTCTGACCTCTTGCCTAGTTTAGCTGATAATGTCTTG GGTACAACACTAGGAGCAGGGATGGACAGTTTCAGGGATCCAGGGATTACCTCAGGATTCCCCATTTACAGCATCCAACCTCAGTGCAATGCAAACTCTACATGGCCACTTTCATTAGGAAAAACCCGTACAG AGGTGAAGTGTGTTCAAGGTTTGTGCCTTTGGAGAAATTCATCTGCAGAGGTCAATGAGGAGATTTTCAAGGGTAGTTGGAGGGGAAATCCCGAGCGGATGACAAATGAGATTGCTGCAG CATATGATCTCTTGAGTACGGATGGAAAAAACTTGGATGTGAACATCTGGTATAATGCCACATATTACAGTGGCGGTCCTCAAAACAAGCCTTTGGTCCGAGTTCCCCGCTTGATCAGTCTG GTATCAAGTGCTTATCTAAAGTTTCTGAAAGGCCCTGGGACAAAGATACTATTCGAGTTTGTCAAAGAAGTTCCTAAGAACTCTACTAAAAGCAATTCAGATATTGCATCCTTGTTTGGTCCGCTTTTCTTCACTTGGGTTGTTCTTCTTCTGTTCCCT GTGATTGTGACATCATTGGTGTATGAGAAACAAGAACGTCTAAGAATTATAATGAAAATGCATGGCCTAGGCGATGGTCCATACTGGTTGATTTCATATGCCTATTTTCTTACCATATCCGTGTTGTACATTCTTTCTTTGGTGAGCTTCGGGTCAGTGATAGGACTCAACTACTTCCGGCTCAATTCCTATAGCGTCCAGTTCGTtttctattttatctacttaaaTCTGCAAATCGCCATTGCCTTTCTAGTCTCTACAATGTTTTCAAAGGTTAAGACTGTTACAG TTGTTTCTTACATTATGGTGTTTGGGACTGGGCTCTTGGGAAACTTTCTCTTCGCACAGCTACTTGACTCTCCCTCATTCCCCG AGAAATGGATTATTGTGTTGGAGTTGTTTCCTGGATTTTCATTATTCCGAGGATTGCATGAGTTTGCACAAGCTGCCTTCCATGGAAACGGGATGAAGTGGGGGGATCTCAGCGAAAGTGGAATGGATAAAGTGTTCTACATCATGTTAGTGGAATGGTTTGTGACTCTCACTGTGGCCTACTTTGTCGATCAGGTTCTTACATCAGGGAAAAGCCCTTGCTTGTTCACCAAGAAATCTACTACTTCCCTACCAGACCCTAGTGTAGAGAGTCAAAGCTCTGACAACGTCCTCATTGACATGGAAAAAGCAGATGTCACTCACGAg AGGGAGAAAGTGGAGCTAATGAGGATAGAAGGGAGCACTGGGCACGCGATTGTGTGTGACAATCTGAAGAAGGTGTATCCAGGTAGAGATGGTAACCCACCAAAAATAGCAGTAAGAGGGATGTATCTCGACGTGCCTTCAGGGGAATGTTTTGGCATGCTTGGACCCAATGGTGCTGGCAAAACCTCTTTCATCAATATG ATGACTGGCCTCTTGAAACCGACATCTGGAACTGCGTTGGTTCAAGGTTGGGACATATGCAAGGATATGAACAAAGTATACACTAGCATGGGCGTATGCCCACAGCACGA CTTGCTTTGGGAGACACTAACAGGAAGAGAACATCTTCTCTTTTACGGGAGACTTAAGAACATCAAGGGCCCTGCTCTAAAGCAA GCTGTGGAAGAGTCTCTCAAAAGTGTTAGCCTCTTTGATGGAGGAGTTGCTGACAAACCTGCTGGAAAATACAGTGGAGGTATGAAACGGCGACTTAGTGTGGCCATTTCGCTTATTGGCAACCCAAAG GTGGTGTACATGGATGAGCCTAGCACTGGACTTGATCCAGCCTCAAGAAAGAACTTATGGACCGTGATCCAGCGTGCAAAACAGGACACAGCCATAATCCTCACAA CTCATTCAATGGAAGAAGCAGAGTTTCTCTGCGACAGATTAGGGATTTTTGTTGACGGAGGCTTGCAGTGCATAGGAAACCCTAGAGAGCTTAAGGGAAGGTACGGTGGATCGTATGTCTTCACGATGACAACCTCATCAGAACACGAGGAGATAGTAGAGAGATTGGTTCAAAACATTTCACCAAACGCCAAGAAAGTGTATCATCTCTCAGGAACACAGAAGTTCGAGATCCCTAAGCAAGAAGTCATGATTTCAGATCTGTTTTTAATGGTGGAGAGTGCCAAAAGCAAGTTCACAGTGTTTGCTTGGGGGCTCGCCGACACAACTCTCGAAGACGTCTTCTTCAAGGTTGCTACAAGTGCTCAAGCTTCCTTGTCTTAA
- the LOC111214235 gene encoding ABC transporter A family member 10-like isoform X1, with protein sequence MADHGQASFWTQANALLRKNLTYQRKHIWTNVRLVLVPLFLCLLLLSIQLLLEAVMNKVLDMAKCGSKDAPNGDYCPIPNPPLLPPMLHIPEPESRAVKAGFFPYSDLPDLSCRKTKTCPLTMLLTGKNQSLGKALSGTMFGGSFAVNTSDLLPSLADNVLGTTLGAGMDSFRDPGITSGFPIYSIQPQCNANSTWPLSLGKTRTEVKCVQGLCLWRNSSAEVNEEIFKGSWRGNPERMTNEIAAAYDLLSTDGKNLDVNIWYNATYYSGGPQNKPLVRVPRLISLVSSAYLKFLKGPGTKILFEFVKEVPKNSTKSNSDIASLFGPLFFTWVVLLLFPVSCILLLKLNTFRPITKLHNIFTHHPNVIFLQVIVTSLVYEKQERLRIIMKMHGLGDGPYWLISYAYFLTISVLYILSLVSFGSVIGLNYFRLNSYSVQFVFYFIYLNLQIAIAFLVSTMFSKVKTVTVVSYIMVFGTGLLGNFLFAQLLDSPSFPEKWIIVLELFPGFSLFRGLHEFAQAAFHGNGMKWGDLSESGMDKVFYIMLVEWFVTLTVAYFVDQVLTSGKSPCLFTKKSTTSLPDPSVESQSSDNVLIDMEKADVTHEREKVELMRIEGSTGHAIVCDNLKKVYPGRDGNPPKIAVRGMYLDVPSGECFGMLGPNGAGKTSFINMMTGLLKPTSGTALVQGWDICKDMNKVYTSMGVCPQHDLLWETLTGREHLLFYGRLKNIKGPALKQAVEESLKSVSLFDGGVADKPAGKYSGGMKRRLSVAISLIGNPKVVYMDEPSTGLDPASRKNLWTVIQRAKQDTAIILTTHSMEEAEFLCDRLGIFVDGGLQCIGNPRELKGRYGGSYVFTMTTSSEHEEIVERLVQNISPNAKKVYHLSGTQKFEIPKQEVMISDLFLMVESAKSKFTVFAWGLADTTLEDVFFKVATSAQASLS encoded by the exons ATGGCAGATCATGGTCAAGCCAGTTTCTGGACTCAGGCAAATGCGTTACTAAGGAAGAACTTAACTTACCAG AGGAAACACATATGGACAAATGTTAGACTCGTTCTGGTTCCACTCTTCCTCTGCTTACTTCTCCTATCGATTCAACTCTTGCTCGAGGCTGTAATGAACAAAGTCTTGGATATGGCTAAATGTGGAAGTAAAGATGCTCCCAATGGAGATTATTGTCCAATCCCAAACCCTCCATTGCTACCTCCCATGTTGCATATTCCAGAACCTGAGTCTCGTGCTGTTAAAGCTGGTTTCTTTCCCTACAGTGACCTTCCTGACTTGTCCtgtagaaaaacaaaaacttgtCCTTTAACTATGCTTCTTACTGGGAAAAACCAGTCTCTTGGTAAAG CGTTGTCCGGGACTATGTTTGGTGGTTCTTTTGCAGTGAATACCTCTGACCTCTTGCCTAGTTTAGCTGATAATGTCTTG GGTACAACACTAGGAGCAGGGATGGACAGTTTCAGGGATCCAGGGATTACCTCAGGATTCCCCATTTACAGCATCCAACCTCAGTGCAATGCAAACTCTACATGGCCACTTTCATTAGGAAAAACCCGTACAG AGGTGAAGTGTGTTCAAGGTTTGTGCCTTTGGAGAAATTCATCTGCAGAGGTCAATGAGGAGATTTTCAAGGGTAGTTGGAGGGGAAATCCCGAGCGGATGACAAATGAGATTGCTGCAG CATATGATCTCTTGAGTACGGATGGAAAAAACTTGGATGTGAACATCTGGTATAATGCCACATATTACAGTGGCGGTCCTCAAAACAAGCCTTTGGTCCGAGTTCCCCGCTTGATCAGTCTG GTATCAAGTGCTTATCTAAAGTTTCTGAAAGGCCCTGGGACAAAGATACTATTCGAGTTTGTCAAAGAAGTTCCTAAGAACTCTACTAAAAGCAATTCAGATATTGCATCCTTGTTTGGTCCGCTTTTCTTCACTTGGGTTGTTCTTCTTCTGTTCCCTGTAAGTTGTATATTATTACTAAAGTTAAATACTTTTAGGCCCATTACCAAACTCCACAACATATTTACTCATCATcctaatgtaatttttttgcAGGTGATTGTGACATCATTGGTGTATGAGAAACAAGAACGTCTAAGAATTATAATGAAAATGCATGGCCTAGGCGATGGTCCATACTGGTTGATTTCATATGCCTATTTTCTTACCATATCCGTGTTGTACATTCTTTCTTTGGTGAGCTTCGGGTCAGTGATAGGACTCAACTACTTCCGGCTCAATTCCTATAGCGTCCAGTTCGTtttctattttatctacttaaaTCTGCAAATCGCCATTGCCTTTCTAGTCTCTACAATGTTTTCAAAGGTTAAGACTGTTACAG TTGTTTCTTACATTATGGTGTTTGGGACTGGGCTCTTGGGAAACTTTCTCTTCGCACAGCTACTTGACTCTCCCTCATTCCCCG AGAAATGGATTATTGTGTTGGAGTTGTTTCCTGGATTTTCATTATTCCGAGGATTGCATGAGTTTGCACAAGCTGCCTTCCATGGAAACGGGATGAAGTGGGGGGATCTCAGCGAAAGTGGAATGGATAAAGTGTTCTACATCATGTTAGTGGAATGGTTTGTGACTCTCACTGTGGCCTACTTTGTCGATCAGGTTCTTACATCAGGGAAAAGCCCTTGCTTGTTCACCAAGAAATCTACTACTTCCCTACCAGACCCTAGTGTAGAGAGTCAAAGCTCTGACAACGTCCTCATTGACATGGAAAAAGCAGATGTCACTCACGAg AGGGAGAAAGTGGAGCTAATGAGGATAGAAGGGAGCACTGGGCACGCGATTGTGTGTGACAATCTGAAGAAGGTGTATCCAGGTAGAGATGGTAACCCACCAAAAATAGCAGTAAGAGGGATGTATCTCGACGTGCCTTCAGGGGAATGTTTTGGCATGCTTGGACCCAATGGTGCTGGCAAAACCTCTTTCATCAATATG ATGACTGGCCTCTTGAAACCGACATCTGGAACTGCGTTGGTTCAAGGTTGGGACATATGCAAGGATATGAACAAAGTATACACTAGCATGGGCGTATGCCCACAGCACGA CTTGCTTTGGGAGACACTAACAGGAAGAGAACATCTTCTCTTTTACGGGAGACTTAAGAACATCAAGGGCCCTGCTCTAAAGCAA GCTGTGGAAGAGTCTCTCAAAAGTGTTAGCCTCTTTGATGGAGGAGTTGCTGACAAACCTGCTGGAAAATACAGTGGAGGTATGAAACGGCGACTTAGTGTGGCCATTTCGCTTATTGGCAACCCAAAG GTGGTGTACATGGATGAGCCTAGCACTGGACTTGATCCAGCCTCAAGAAAGAACTTATGGACCGTGATCCAGCGTGCAAAACAGGACACAGCCATAATCCTCACAA CTCATTCAATGGAAGAAGCAGAGTTTCTCTGCGACAGATTAGGGATTTTTGTTGACGGAGGCTTGCAGTGCATAGGAAACCCTAGAGAGCTTAAGGGAAGGTACGGTGGATCGTATGTCTTCACGATGACAACCTCATCAGAACACGAGGAGATAGTAGAGAGATTGGTTCAAAACATTTCACCAAACGCCAAGAAAGTGTATCATCTCTCAGGAACACAGAAGTTCGAGATCCCTAAGCAAGAAGTCATGATTTCAGATCTGTTTTTAATGGTGGAGAGTGCCAAAAGCAAGTTCACAGTGTTTGCTTGGGGGCTCGCCGACACAACTCTCGAAGACGTCTTCTTCAAGGTTGCTACAAGTGCTCAAGCTTCCTTGTCTTAA
- the LOC106409343 gene encoding germin-like protein subfamily 3 member 4, whose amino-acid sequence MLKLFFLILFCAIFLTVSSDSDNMQDTCPTAQGEESIFFINGYPCKNPTEINAQDFKSTKLTIAGDTDNYLQSNVTMLTASEFPGLNTLGLSVSRTDLERDGSVPLHSHPRSSELLFVVSGVVFAGFVDTNDKIFQTVLRKGDVFVFPRGLLHFCLSGGFERATALSFYNSQSPGVVNIGGVFGIDQERIVNITRSLVTDRDEL is encoded by the coding sequence ATGCTGAAACTCTTCTTCTTGATCTTGTTTTGTGCAATCTTCTTAACTGTCTCTTCAGATTCAGACAATATGCAAGACACTTGTCCGACGGctcaaggagaagagagcatattCTTCATCAACGGCTATCCTTGCAAGAATCCGACCGAGATCAACGCTCAGGATTTCAAGTCCACCAAACTTACTATAGCCGGAGACACAGACAATTATCTCCAGTCCAACGTCACAATGCTCACAGCATCAGAGTTTCCAGGCCTCAACACTCTTGGCCTCTCCGTCTCACGCACTGACCTCGAAAGGGACGGATCCGTGCCGCTCCATTCGCATCCAAGGTCATCCGAGTTGCTCTTCGTGGTCAGTGGAGTCGTGTTCGCTGGATTTGTCGATACCAACGACAAGATTTTTCAGACGGTTCTGCGGAAAGGCGATGTATTTGTCTTCCCTAGAGGCTTGCTTCATTTCTGCTTGAGCGGTGGCTTCGAACGAGCCACCGCTCTCTCCTTTTACAATAGCCAGAGTCCTGGAGTCGTGAATATTGGAGGCGTGTTTGGGATCGATCAAGAACGTATAGTGAACATCACGAGGTCGTTAGTTACGGACCGTGATGAGCTTTAA
- the LOC111214236 gene encoding leucine-rich repeat receptor-like serine/threonine-protein kinase BAM2 produces MKLLLILLLLLHISHSFAAVHRISELRALLSLKSSLTSNENDQQHSPLASWDLSTSFCLWTGVTCDASLRHVISLDLSGLNLSGTLPSSVAHLPLLRNLSLAANQISGHIPPEMASLSELRRLNLSNNVFNGSFPDELSAGLVNLRVLDLYNNNLTGDLPVSITNLTELRHLHLGGNYFAGRIPPAYGSWPTLEYLAVSGNELAGKIPPEIGNLTTLRELYIGYFNAFDGGLPPEIGNLSELLRLDAANCGLRGEIPPEIGRLRRLDTLFLQVNAFSGTLPPELGTISSLKSMDLSNNMFTGEIPPSFEQLRNLTLLNLFRNKLYGAIPEFIGDMPGLEVLQLWENNFTGSIPRKLGENGRLVILDLSSNKLTGTLPPNMCFGNRLVTLITLGNFLFGSIPDSLGKCESLTRIRMGQNFLNGSIPNVLFGLPELSQVELQDNYLTGELPLPISGGVSVNLGQISLSNNQLSGPLPPAIGSFSGVQKLLLDGNKFSGAIPSEIGRLQQLSKLDFSHNLFSGGIPPEISRCKLLTYVDLSRNELSGDIPNEITSMRILNYLNVSRNHLVGSIPVTISSMQSLTSIDFSYNNLSGLVPSTGQFGYFNHTSFLGNSDLCGPYLSPCNQPHHVRPLSATTKLLLVLGLLFCSMVFAIAAIVKARSLRNAAESKAWRLTAFQRLDFTCDDVLVCLKEDNIIGKGGAGIVYKGVMPSGDLVAVKRLATMSHGSSHDHGFNAEIQTLGRIRHRHIVRLLGFCANHETNILVYEYMPNGSLGEVLHGKKGGHLHWDTRYKVALEAAKGLCYLHHDCSPLIVHRDVKSNNILLDSNFEAHVADFGLAKFLQDSGTSECMSAIAGSYGYIAPEYAYTLKVDEKSDVYSFGVVLLELVTGRKPVGEFGDGVDIVQWVRSMTDSNKECVLKVIDHRLSSVPVHEVTHVFYVAMLCVEEQAVARPTMREVVQILTEVPKIPLSEQLAVESDVTEKSPAVDEEDLLSN; encoded by the exons ATGAAACTTCTCCTCatcctcctccttctcctccaCATTTCACACTCCTTCGCCGCCGTTCATCGAATCTCCGAGCTCCGTGCTCTTCTCTCACTCAAATCCTCCCTCACCAGCAACGAAAATGACCAACAACACTCGCCTCTCGCCTCATGGGACCTCTCCACAAGCTTCTGCCTATGGACAGGAGTCACGTGCGACGCCTCTCTCCGTCACGTGATCTCCCTCGACTTATCCGGCCTCAACCTCTCGGGGACTCTCCCCTCCTCCGTAGCTCACTTACCTCTCTTGCGAAACCTCTCCCTCGCCGCTAACCAGATCTCGGGCCACATCCCCCCGGAGATGGCCAGCCTCTCGGAGCTCCGCCGTCTAAACCTCTCCAACAACGTCTTCAACGGCTCGTTCCCCGACGAGCTCTCCGCCGGATTGGTGAACCTCCGGGTCCTCGATTTGTACAACAACAACTTAACCGGAGACTTGCCCGTCTCCATCACCAACCTGACGGAGCTCCGTCACCTCCACCTCGGCGGGAACTACTTCGCCGGAAGAATCCCGCCGGCGTACGGAAGCTGGCCTACTCTCGAGTATTTAGCAGTTTCCGGGAACGAACTCGCCGGAAAAATCCCCCCGGAGATCGGAAACCTGACGACTCTCCGAGAGCTCTACATCGGATACTTCAACGCCTTCGACGGTGGTCTTCCGCCGGAGATCGGAAACCTATCGGAACTCCTCAGGCTCGACGCCGCGAACTGCGGGTTGAGAGGAGAGATTCCGCCGGAGATCGGGAGGCTTCGGAGGCTCGACACGCTCTTCCTCCAAGTAAACGCCTTCTCGGGGACGTTACCGCCGGAGCTGGGAACGATCTCGAGCTTGAAATCGATGGATCTGTCTAACAACATGTTCACCGGAGAGATCCCACCTAGTTTCGAGCAGCTGAGGAATCTGACGCTATTGAATCTGTTCAGGAACAAGCTGTACGGCGCTATACCGGAGTTCATCGGCGATATGCCGGGGCTCGAGGTGTTGCAGCTGTGGGAGAACAACTTCACCGGAAGCATCCCTCGGAAGCTTGGTGAGAACGGTAGGCTGGTGATTCTTGACCTCTCCTCCAACAAACTCACGGGAACTTTGCCGCCGAACATGTGCTTCGGTAACCGTTTAGTGACGTTGATCACGCTCGGCAACTTCTTGTTCGGTTCGATCCCTGATTCGCTTGGGAAATGCGAGTCTTTGACCCGGATCCGGATGGGTCAGAATTTCCTTAACGGGTCGATTCCCAACGTGCTTTTCGGTTTACCCGAGTTATCTCAAGTGGAGCTCCAAGACAATTACCTCACGGGAGAGTTACCGTTACCGATAAGTGGAGGAGTGTCTGTTAACCTCGGTCAGATCAGTCTTTCGAATAACCAACTCTCCGGTCCGTTACCGCCTGCCATCGGGAGCTTCTCCGGCGTCCAGAAACTACTCTTGGACGGTAACAAGTTCTCCGGTGCGATTCCCTCAGAGATAGGGAGGCTTCAGCAGCTTTCGAAGCTGGATTTTAGCCACAATCTGTTCTCCGGCGGGATCCCGCCGGAGATCAGCCGCTGTAAGCTGCTGACGTACGTTGACCTGAGCCGTAACGAGCTCTCAGGTGATATCCCTAACGAGATCACAAGCATGAGGATCTTGAATTACTTGAATGTTTCCAGAAACCATCTCGTCGGTTCGATCCCTGTGACGATATCGTCAATGCAGAGTTTAACATCTATTGATTTCTCTTACAACAACCTCTCCGGTTTGGTTCCCAGCACTGGACAGTTCGGTTACTTTAATCACACATCCTTCTTGGGTAACTCTGATCTTTGCGGTCCCTATTTGAGTCCTTGCAACCAGCCTCATCATGTCAGACCTTTATCCGCTACTACAAAGCTCTTACTCGTCCTCGGACTGCTGTTCTGTTCCATGGTGTTTGCTATAGCTGCCATAGTCAAAGCCAGGTCCTTGAGAAACGCCGCCGAGTCCAAGGCTTGGAGATTGACTGCTTTCCAGAGACTAGACTTCACTTGCGATGACGTCTTGGTCTGTCTCAAGGAAGACAACATCATAGGAAAAGGCGGCGCCGGGATTGTCTACAAAGGCGTGATGCCTAGCGGAGACCTAGTAGCGGTCAAGAGATTAGCTACAATGTCGCACGGATCTTCTCATGATCATGGGTTCAACGCCGAGATTCAGACTTTAGGTAGGATCAGACACAGGCACATTGTCAGGCTGCTTGGGTTTTGCGCTAACCATGAAACGAATATCCTCGTGTACGAGTACATGCCCAACGGTAGCCTTGGAGAGGTCCTTCATGGGAAGAAAGGAGGTCATTTGCATTGGGACACACGTTACAAGGTTGCTCTTGAAGCAGCCAAGGGTCTTTGCTATCTCCACCATGACTGTTCTCCTCTGATCGTTCACAGAGATGTCAAATCCAACAACATCCTCCTAGACTCCAACTTTGAAGCTCATGTCGCCGACTTTGGTCTTGCCAAGTTCTTACAAGACTCCGGTACTTCTGAGTGTATGTCTGCGATTGCCGGCTCCTACGGCTACATCGCTCCAG AGTATGCGTATACGTTGAAGGTAGATGAGAAGAGCGATGTGTACAGCTTCGGTGTTGTTCTTTTGGAACTCGTCACCGGGAGGAAACCCGTCGGAGAATTCGGAGACGGCGTGGATATCGTTCAGTGGGTGCGAAGCATGACGGATTCGAACAAAGAATGTGTGCTTAAAGTTATCGATCATAGACTCTCTTCTGTACCCGTCCACGAAGTAACGCACGTCTTCTACGTTGCGATGCTTTGCGTTGAAGAACAGGCGGTGGCGAGGCCGACGATGAGGGAAGTCGTTCAGATCCTCACCGAGGTCCCAAAGATCCCTCTTTCGGAACAGCTTGCGGTGGAATCAGACGTGACAGAGAAATCTCCGGCAGTAGATGAAGAAGATCTCCTCAGTAATTAG